A window of the Pungitius pungitius chromosome 3, fPunPun2.1, whole genome shotgun sequence genome harbors these coding sequences:
- the spry2 gene encoding protein sprouty homolog 2 — translation MDSTSHNDSDGGGGRRGWSPPLADSPVPPHDEGGPQPRPALNLDAPPDPGSTNRRPSHAAAVLSLDQICISGSSNEYTEGPTVAQGSPAAAHRQQKSDMVSPGPRTSGPQNSPEEEPNNLRNLNLFPQYGNSSASVSSREESQSGIRSSVGIPSSGQRLSGSNQTIRTQPTRTELNSEELKPLNRESRALAAVPGSQGGKHLGVHGNKCEDCGRCRCPECSRPRVLPSCWTCGRRCVCSVQSAVEYGTCVCCVKGLFYHCSSDDEDTCADKPFSCTQSHCCVRWTTVSLLSLLFPCLLCYLPAKGCVAVCQSCYDRSARPGCRCGSANPKRCEDGGKLT, via the coding sequence ATGGATTCCACGAGTCACAACGACAGCGACGGGGGAGGAGGGCGCCGCGGGTGGTCGCCACCATTGGCCGACTCGCCGGTTCCGCCGCATGACGAAGGGGGACCGCAACCACGGCCAGCGCTCAACCTGGACGCTCCGCCAGATCCCGGGTCGACCAACCGGCGGCCGTCCCACGCTGCAGCAGTGCTGTCTCTTGATCAGATCTGCATCAGCGGCAGCAGTAATGAGTACACAGAAGGGCCCACCGTTGCCCAGGGGTCTCCGGCCGCTGCGCATCGGCAACAGAAGAGCGACATGGTGTCGCCGGGTCCAAGGACCAGTGGGCCGCAGAACTCTCCGGAAGAGGAGCCCAATAATCTCCGTAACCTGAATTTGTTCCCTCAATACGGGAACTCCAGCGCTTCCGTCTCGTCCCGGGAGGAATCCCAGAGCGGCATTAGGAGCAGCGTGGGCATCCCGTCCTCCGGCCAGCGGCTCTCCGGCAGCAACCAGACAATCAGAACACAGCCGACGCGCACCGAGCTGAACTCTGAAGAGCTGAAGCCCCTGAATCGCGAGTCCAGGGCCCTGGCGGCCGTGCCCGGCAGCCAGGGCGGCAAGCACCTTGGTGTCCACGGCAACAAGTGCGAGGACTGcggccgctgccgctgccccgaGTGCAGCCGCCCACGGGTGCTCCCCTCCTGCTGGACGTGCGGCCGGCGGTGCGTGTGCTCGGTGCAGAGCGCGGTGGAGTACGGGACGTGCGTCTGCTGCGTGAAGGGGCTCTTCTACCACTGCTCCAGCGACGACGAGGACACGTGCGCCGACAAGCCCTTCTCGTGCACGCAGTCACACTGCTGCGTCCGCTGGACCACCGTGtcgctcctctccctgctcttcCCCTGTCTCCTGTGCTACCTCCCGGCAAAAGGATGCGTCGCCGTGTGCCAGAGCTGCTACGATCGATCCGCCCGACCGGGCTGTCGGTGCGGGAGCGCCAACCCGAAACGCTGCGAGGACGGCGGCAAGCTGACGTAG